ATTGGGATATGACCTCGTGTCGTATCATACGGAAGGAAAACCGGTAAGGGGAGACGGTAATAACCTAGTGGTTTATGAAGGCGTAACCTATTTATTCGCGAATGAGGAGAATAAGAACGCATTCGAGAAGAACCCCGAAAAGTATCTTCCCGCCTACGGGGGATGGTGCGCATTCGGAGTCTCCGTAAACAAGAAGTTTGTTGGCGACCCCCAAGTCTGGAAGATCGTTGACGGAAAGCTCTACCTGAATCTGGATAAAAATATTCAGAAAGAATGGAACAAGGATATACCTGGAAACATAACCAAAGCAGATGCAAACTGGACTGAGATAAAAGACAAGTCCCCTGCCGATTTGTAAAATATCTAGAAACATCAAACGGGCGCAAATGACAGTGGATCTGCGCCCGTTTGAAATCATAATCAGCATGCAGGAAGTATTATCCGAATCTATTGGTTTAATAAAATAAATGGTACGATGTATAAAATCGCATTATTGTAAAGACTCAATCTTGGTATGGTGAATAAAAGTAATAAAGCTAAAGACAAAAGAACATCTGACGACGCTCTAAGAGAAAGTGAGCTACGGCAGTCCTTAATTCTTAAATCAATTCCCGTCGCTATGTATGCAACCAAGGCTTATGGAGACTTTGGCGCCCTCTATATAAGTGAGAACATCAAACATATAACCGGGTTTGAAGCCGATAAATTCATTGCTGACAATAAGTTTTGGCACTCTAGAATACATCCCGAAGATAAGCAACAAGCATTAGACGAGATGCAAGAAGTTCTTTCAAAGGAGAACTTTGAACTTGAATACAGATGGAAATGCGCTGACGGTACATACCGTTGGTTCCTCGACAAAGCCGTCCTGATAACCGCGGAAAACACCGAGCCTAAGGAAATAGTCGGCACTTGGCTTGACATTACAGATCGAAAAGTCGTCGAGCAATCGCTTAAAACACTGGTAGAAAAGACCGCTTCTGTAACAGGCGTTGATTTTTTCCGCGTACTTATAAGGAATATGGCATCCTCCCTGGATGTAAAATACGCGTTCGTTTCCAAATGTATTAATTCAAATAAGAAGAAGGTAAGAACGCTTGCTTTCTGGAGCAAATCCAAATATGGAGAAAATTTTGAATACGACTTAGAAGGAACCCCATGCGAGAAGGTAATTTCGGGTGAATTTTGCTGCTACAACGAAAAAGTTGCCGAACTCTT
The genomic region above belongs to Deltaproteobacteria bacterium and contains:
- a CDS encoding YHS domain-containing (seleno)protein, producing the protein LGYDLVSYHTEGKPVRGDGNNLVVYEGVTYLFANEENKNAFEKNPEKYLPAYGGWCAFGVSVNKKFVGDPQVWKIVDGKLYLNLDKNIQKEWNKDIPGNITKADANWTEIKDKSPADL